A genomic segment from Oncorhynchus clarkii lewisi isolate Uvic-CL-2024 chromosome 12, UVic_Ocla_1.0, whole genome shotgun sequence encodes:
- the LOC139422240 gene encoding nucleolar protein 12-like, whose product MKNLKNWNKKEKGKHDKFKPGSKKREKCVVMFNDNERQDYLTGFHKRKVERRKAAVVEIQNKIKEEQKRVKEERHKEYLKLLQERKEALDEDDDDDEEDELEDVITGTTESVQYDHPNHTVTVTTISDLDLTGASLFAPATNQVTEEGEEEEVVEEQEKMGAMPKKSGNPILNKKICSLNASLHAHQTQRKGSRKGKQEGKGRGRPTDKKPGATDKKGRIEKNRVGRTSKKQRRRLTGKRVHHKD is encoded by the exons ATGAAAAACTTGAAGAACTGGAACAAAAAGGAAAAAGGGAAGCATGATAAATTTAAACCTGGATCTAAGAAAAGAGAAAAATGTGTGGTCATGTTCAACGATAACGAGCGACA GGATTATCTCACAGGATTCCACAAGagaaaggtggagaggaggaaagcAGCAGTGGTGGAAATCCAGAACAAGATaaaggaggagcagaagagagtCAAAGAAGAG AGACACAAGGAGTATTTGAAGTTGCTGCAGGAAAGAAAAGAGGCTCTCG atgaggatgatgatgatgatgaagaagatGAATTGGAGGATGTGATAACGGGCACAACCGAGTCTGTACAGTACGATCACCCCAACCATACTGTTACCGTAACTACCATCAGTGACCTTGACCTCACAGGGGCCAGCCTCTTTGCACCAGCAACCAATCAG GTTACTGaggaaggtgaggaggaggaggtggtggaggagcagGAGAAAATGGGCGCAATGCCAAAGAAATCTGGGAATCCCATCCTCAATAAAAA aATCTGCTCACTGAACGCCTCGCTCCACGCTCACCAGACGCAGCGGAAGGGAAGCAGGAAAGGGAAGCAGGAAGGCAAAGGACGAGGCCGGCCAACAGACAAGAAGCCAGGTGCCACAGACAAGAAGGGCAGAATTGAGAAGAACAGAGTTGGGAGGACCAGCAAGAAGCAAAGACGCAGACTGACTGGGAAGAGGGTACATCACAAGGACTGA